From the Malus domestica chromosome 17, GDT2T_hap1 genome, one window contains:
- the LOC103440687 gene encoding uncharacterized protein gives MAFDYAFTGGEMEIDDGLGYPKAYAKLCRDRSVGPYSHGPPFTFMPYCLQQEEDLRARDLEQMFPVIDPKAKPTARPKIFVSLLWKQLNHLGNAGFDPAVIRVDSYGNVLYFHADSASPLAWDIDHWFPCSRGGLTVPSNLRILQWQACKRKHDMLEFLIPWWDFQLGISVNQFLSIFASTNADFRHRAFSFLFAEGECEELNSSQTVESHAFPQHYVESKEHLGLAPAAIVVSRRESYGSSSALKSLDYNKQIRPQSPAIAARNGKHAVLKENENPEFVRNPYQAIVMARDSLKQREQTAKMQAEIHNLDDEVNELRRKNEDEKLTIQNLELTLIKRRRRAEKCRRLAEAQSSYRTTLEKMIRDAMHQSVIYKEQLRLNQAASSALMARLEAQKAICDASEKELHKKYKQRDELETQIRPEWEQARKRSRMDDALAEERDSKMVLCLPATKPRTPLRKELRVFLEEEQKASDAALSQNEDDRRIQLYEELERPKKRLSIDNLREQARYSVALEDESLLENQMRTLQIEGKHKFQFPVIREPEIVEDEESRKERGKGNVEKWLQILLDSSPEELDPKNESANEEHRTGDIISQVEEGANEKHRTSDIISQMNLKYPQEVKNLKCPEADAKAGVLKQQLIVQEKNENAHQVHTPVKVLKGVVSRKSFEGRERRDHSNGKERKLTRSESARVFRRIPSSPSIILGMKKGVDCIRKKPMVTSDDEESYATGNKFMKSSIKTIKKGVKI, from the exons ATGGCTTTCGATTACGCATTCACCGGAGGCGAAATGGAAATCGATGACGGCCTCGGGTACCCAAAAGCCTACGCGAAGCTCTGCCGCGACCGCAGCGTTGGACCTTACAGCCATGGCCCTCCTTTCACTTTCATGCCTTACTGTCTGCAGCAAGAGGAG GATCTGAGAGCAAGAGATTTAGAGCAGATGTTTCCGGTTATTGACCCGAAAGCGAAACCTACTGCCAGGCCGAAGATTTTCGTCAGTCTTTTGTGGAAGCAGCTcaaccaccttgg GAATGCCGGCTTTGATCCTGCGGTAATTCGAGTAGACTCGTATGGCAACGTTCTGTATTTCCATGCTGATTCTGCTTCTCCTCTTGCTTGGGACATAGATCACTGGTTTCCTTGCTCAA GGGGAGGATTGACTGTCCCAAGCAATTTGAGGATACTGCAATGGCAAGCCTGCAAGAGGAAGCATGACATGCTTGAATTTCTCATTCCATGGTGGGATTTTCAGTTGGGTATATCCGTCAACCAGTTCTTATCGATATTTGCTTCTACCAATGCCGATTTCAG GCACAGGGCATTCTCGTTTCTCTTCGCTGAAGGTGAATGCGAGGAGCTCAATTCTTCACAGACGGTAGAGTCCCACGCTTTTCCGCAACATTATGTGGAATCGAAAGAGCATTTGGGCCTAGCTCCGGCTGCCATTGTTGTATCTCGAAGAGAGTCATATGGTTCTTCATCTGCTTTGAAATCCCTGGACTACAATAAGCAGATAAGGCCACAATCTCCTGCAATTG CTGCAAGAAATGGGAAACATGCagttttgaaagaaaatgagaacCCGGAGTTCGTTAGAAACCCATACCAAGCGATTGTCATGGCAAGAGATTCCCTAAAACAAAGGGAACAAACTGCAAAGATGCAGGCTGAGATACACAACTTGGATGATGAAGTGAATGAATTGAGGCGAAAAAATGAAGATGAGAAGCTCACCATTCAAAACTTGGAGCTGACGTTGATAAAGCGAAGGAGAAGAGCAGAGAAGTGCCGGCGACTAGCAGAGGCACAATCATCATATAGGACCACACTCGAAAAGATGATTCGAGATGCTATGCACCA GTCTGTCATTTACAAGGAGCAACTGAGACTGAACCAAGCTGCAAGTAGTGCGCTCATGGCAAGACTTGAGGCACAAAAGGCAATATGTGATGCATCGGAGAAAGAACTTCATAAGAAATACAAACAAAGAGATGAGCTTGAGACACAGATACGGCCTGAATgggaacaagcaaggaaaaggtCGAGAATGGATGATGCATTAGCTGAGGAGAGGGATAGCAAGATGGTCCTTTGTCTACCAGCAACCAAGCCAAGAACGCCTTTACGTAAGGAACTAAGGGTATTTCTAGAGGAAGAACAGAAGGCATCTGATGCTGCTTTATCACAGAATGAAGACGATAGAAGAATTCAACTGTACGAGGAACTGGAAAGACCGAAAAAACGTTTGTCTATTGACAACCTCAGAGAGCAGGCCAGATACAGTGTTGCATTAGAGGATGAGAGCTTGTTAGAGAATCAAATGCGGACACTGCAAATAGAAGGGAAGCACAAATTTCAATTCCCTGTCATTCGAGAACCAGagattgtggaagatgaagaGAGCAGAAAAGAACGTGGCAAGGGGAATGTAGAGAAGTGGCTTCAGATTCTGTTGGATAGTTCTCCAGAAGAGTTGGATCCTAAGAATGAAAGTGCAAATGAAGAGCACAGGACCGGTGATATAATCAGTCAAGTTGAAGAAGGTGCAAATGAAAAACACAGGACCAGTGATATAATCAGTCAAATGAATTTGAAGTACCCACAGGAAGTCAAGAATCTTAAGTGTCCAGAGGCTGATGCTAAAGCAGGTGTACTGAAGCAGCAGTTAATTGTCCAAGAGAAGAATGAAAATGCACATCAAGTGCATACTCCTGTTAAGGTCCTTAAGGGAGTTGTTAGCAGGAAGAGTTTTGAAGGGAGGGAAAGAAGGGACCATAGTAacggaaaggaaagaaaacttaCAAGGTCTGAGAGTGCTAGAGTCTTTCGACGAATCCCATCTTCTCCATCTATAATTTTGGGCATGAAAAAGGGTGTTGACTGCATACGAAAGAAGCCCATGGTAACCAGTGATGATGAAGAGAGCTATGCTACGGGAAACAAATTTATGAAGTCATCTATAAAAACAATCAAGAAAGGAGTGAAAATATGA
- the LOC103440686 gene encoding pentatricopeptide repeat-containing protein At1g15510, chloroplastic, whose product MQNPLGRRCSECPKMAVSAKTTQIPHSPHLPNPQFPKTHKLEAIGFSHKLQTHLISYRKTQEITVCSTSSVSTQNPNSDLKKLCRHGNLEQALKLLDSMQEVQVKVDEDGYVALVRLCEWKRTHEEGARVYSYISNSTTLLSVRLGNALLSMFVRFGNLVDAWYVFGRMGERDVFSWNVLVGGYAKAGFFDEALNLYHRMLWVGIVPDIYTFPCVLRTCGGVPDLARGREIHLHVIRFGFESDVDVVNALITMYVKCGALGTARKLFDKMPRRDRISWNAMISGYFENGEFLEGLKLFLMMRESSIYPDLMTMTSLVSACELLGDDKLGREIHGYILRTEFAEDVSVCNSLIQMYSIIGHFTEAEKVFSRMEYKDVVSWTSMISCYGNNALPDKAVETYRMMEREGIMPDEITIACVLSACACLGNLDMGMKLHELAYRTGYISYVIVANTLIDMYSKCKCVDKALEVFHGIPSKNVISWSSIILGLRTNNRCFEALIFFRQMKLRLKPNSVTLVSVLSACARIGALMCGKEIHAHALRTGVAFDGHLPNALLDLYVRCGRMGPAWNQFNYNKKDVAAWNILLTGYAQRGQGKQAVELFHSMVESGLDPDEITFISLLCACSRSGMVSEGLEYFRSMKLEYFITPNLKHYACVVDLLGRDGQLDNAHEFIQKMPINPDPAIWGALLNACMINKKVELGELAAEQIFKMDTESVGYYVLMCNLYADSGKWEEVALVRKMMRKRGLTVDPGCSWVEVKGKVHAFLSGDNLHPQFKEINAVMDGFYEKMRSAGVKEPETRPTDEFEASKAEIFCGHSERLAVAFGLINTAPGMPIWVTKNLYMCQSCHSTIKFISKVVRREISVRDTEKFHHFKDGSCTCGDEGYWRNSDK is encoded by the coding sequence ATGCAAAACCCTCTGGGAAGACGATGCTCTGAGTGTCCAAAAATGGCGGTTTCAGCTAAAACCACTCAAATACCTCACTCTCCGCATCTTCCCAATCCTCAATTCCCCAAGACCCATAAGCTCGAAGCCATCGGTTTCTCTCACAAGCTCCAAACCCACCTAATTTCCTACAGAAAAACCCAAGAAATCACAGTCTGCAGCACCTCCTCTGTTTCCACACAGAACCCAAACTCTGATTTGAAAAAGCTTTGCCGCCATGGGAACCTTGAACAAGCTTTGAAGCTCTTGGATTCGATGCAGGAGGTTCAGGTTAAAGTGGATGAAGATGGTTACGTTGCTTTGGTTAGGCTGTGTGAGTGGAAGCGAACGCATGAGGAAGGAGCTCGCGTGTACTCGTACATATCGAATTCGACGACCCTTTTGAGTGTTCGGCTTGGTAATGCATTGCTGAGCATGTTTGTGAGGTTTGGTAATTTGGTTGATGCTTGGTATGTGTTTGGAAGAATGGGTGAGAGGGATGTGTTTTCTTGGAATGTTTTGGTTGGCGGGTATGCGAAAGCGGGGTTTTTCGATGAGGCTTTGAATTTGTATCATAGAATGTTGTGGGTTGGGATTGTGCCTGATATTTATACATTTCCTTGTGTTCTTAGGACTTGTGGGGGCGTGCCAGACTTGGCGAGGGGAAGGGAGATTCATTTACATGTGATTCGATTCGGGTTTGAGTCCGATGTTGATGTGGTTAATGCGTTGATCACAATGTATGTGAAATGCGGTGCTCTTGGTACTGCACGGAAGTTGTTTGATAAAATGCCTAGGAGGGACAGGATCTCGTGGAACGCAATGATTTCGGGATATTTTGAGAATGGAGAGTTTTTGGAAGGGTTGAAATTGTTTCTCATGATGCGCGAGTCTTCAATTTATCCGGATTTGATGACTATGACTAGCTTGGTATCTGCTTGTGAGCTTCTTGGGGATGATAAATTAGGGAGGGAAATCCATGGTTACATTTTGAGGACGGAGTTTGCGGAGGATgtttcggtttgtaattctttaaTTCAGATGTATTCAATCATTGGGCATTTCACGGAGGCTGAAAAAGTTTTTTCTAGAATGGAATATAAAGATGTGGTGTCATGGACATCAATGATCTCGTGTTATGGCAATAATGCACTGCCTGACAAGGCTGTGGAAACCTACAGAATGATGGAGCGAGAGGGAATCATGCCAGATGAAATAACTATAGCCTGTGTTCTATCTGCTTGTGCATGTTTAGGGAATTTGGATATGGGTATGAAGCTTCATGAGCTTGCTTACCGGACTGGGTACATATCATATGTGATAGTTGCCAATACACTCATTGATATGTATTCTAAGTGTAAATGCGTCGATAAGGCTTTGGAAGTGTTCCATGGCATCCCCAGCAAGAATGTCATATCATGGAGTTCTATCATCCTTGGCCTTCGGACCAACAATCGGTGCTTTGAGGCTTTGATTTTCTTTCGGCAAATGAAACTCAGGCTGAAACCAAATTCTGTTACCTTGGTTTCTGTCCTATCTGCTTGTGCAAGAATAGGAGCTTTGATGTGTGGAAAAGAAATTCATGCCCATGCATTAAGGACTGGTGTAGCATTTGACGGTCATTTACCCAATGCACTTTTAGACTTGTACGTAAGGTGTGGAAGGATGGGACCTGCATGGAACCAGTTTAACTATAACAAAAAGGATGTTGCAGCTTGGAATATCCTATTAACTGGGTATGCACAGAGGGGTCAAGGAAAGCAAGCAGTTGAGCTATTTCACAGTATGGTTGAGTCCGGGTTAGATCCGGATGAGATCACATTTATTTCACTATTATGTGCTTGCAGTAGGTCTGGTATGGTTAGTGAAGGGTTGGAGTATTTCAGAAGCATGAAACTTGAATATTTTATTACACCTAATCTGAAGCACTATGCGTGTGTAGTTGATCTACTTGGTCGTGATGGTCAATTGGATAATGCGCACGAGTTTATACAGAAGATGCCTATAAATCCCGATCCAGCTATATGGGGAGCCttgttaaatgcatgcatgATCAACAAGAAGGTTGAACTTGGTGAGCTTGCAGCTGAGCAAATTTTTAAGATGGATACAGAAAGTGTTGGGTATTACGTACTTATGTGTAATCTCTATGCTGACAGTGGAAAATGGGAAGAAGTGGCACTAGTAAGAAAGATGATGAGGAAAAGGGGCCTAACTGTAGATCCTGGATGCAGTTGGGTGGAGGTAAAGGGAAAAGTTCATGCTTTCCTAAGTGGTGATAATTTGCATCCTCAATTTAAGGAAATAAATGCAGTTATGGACGGATTTTATGAGAAAATGAGATCTGCGGGTGTCAAAGAGCCCGAAACCCGTCCAACAGatgaatttgaagcttcaaaagCTGAGATCTTCTGTGGACACAGCGAAAGACTTGCAGTTGCATTTGGGCTCATTAACACAGCGCCTGGGATGCCTATATGGGTGACTAAGAACCTTTACATGTGCCAAAGCTGTCACAGTACTATCAAGTTTATCTCTAAGGTTGTGCGTCGGGAGATTTCTGTAAGGGATACAGAAAAGTTTCACCATTTTAAGGATGGCTCCTGCACTTGTGGGGATGAAGGTTACTGGAGAAACTCCGACAAATGA